TAGAGCAATTTCATTGAATGATTTCATTACTGCAAGACAAATTCTActtgattttaaattcttaaaataaggaatattttttgtgCTATAAAATGCTAATAGTCCTCTTGGTAAATCCCatccaattttttcaacaaCTGCAGGATTCTTTTGAAGTTGTTCCAAAAGCGTCTCTAAATACTGAGCTTTCTCATCGGTAGTATAATTACTATTAACATCTTCTCCATACATATCGATGGTAGTAACTAAGGAAATAGGGTCATCTTTTTGTTCTTCAAAAGCCTCCACAATGGCCTCAcaaatttcatcaatagTAAAGGGTTCACTTTCCTCAGACATATTTGGTTATCTTGcaacaatttaattttttttttgattagcttgataaaaataaaaatagtttatttgtatattaatttctgTTCCTTTAAggctttttcaatttaatcATATAAAgagatttaattaatttatcgACGTTTCGATGAAATGCCGTGTAATACTTATTCGGCCGAAGATCtttcaaaaatgaaaaaattaaaggaatTTCAGGCATAACGATGAGTTTGAATCATAGTTACCGAGTAGTTTTAAAATAGTTAATGTAAATGTTAGCACAATAATgattgaaataataacaaacgatatatttgaaaatggaAGACAATCAAGAGAACTTAGAAGGAAGTCGTAGTAGATTGTTAGAAAgtgaaaatgatgataatcAATCTGATTATTCCAATGTTTCATCGGATTCGCAAATATTAGAGAATCAGGGGAGTGTGACAGGCACCATACAAAagcaattaaaatattttagtaGGCGACTTTCACAATTAGGATTAGAAGGAGAAGCAGAAGTTCCTTCAGAAGTGGTTCGCTTACAAGACCCACCTCTTGCTACGTCACGTATCCTTCAAAGACTTCCAGAGGCCACTAATAAAGTTGTAGAAAAGACACAAAAAGAACAACTTCACAATAGTAATTTAGATGAGaagataaatattaaatttcagCCAATTGGGAATATACCTGTTTTACTACCTTCTGtttgtaaaatatcttcaaatcaaaaattcTCCGTAATTTTAgcttttttgaaaaaaagattaaagcTTAAATTTGTCTATTgctatattaataattcatttgcCCCTAATCCTCATCAAATAGTTGGGGAGTTATGGGAACAATTTAAAGTGAAAGATGAACTTATAGTAAGCTATTGTGGTTCCGTAGCCTTCGGTTAGATTTATAGTATCGCTTGTTAGTGATATTCTTAGCATTTAGCATTATATATGAgatgttgttgtttttatCGATTTATAGAAGTTTCCTTAATATTACATATTATGAATATAGACgaaagttttaaatttctagAGTATATTAAGATTTGAACCgcaatttaattaaaacgaatttcataaaattatttttttgtacGTATATATGATTGActttagaaatttttgaaatgcACAAAGTCTTACCTAAAACAATTAATcgatataaataaaaatacagaaTATAGGATAACTTTTTACAAgtcattaaataaattaatagattaaaTAGATTAATGTAAAGTcagtaaaattattttggtGGTTCTGGATCTTCTAATGTGATTAATAGATCTGATGCATCGACATTTTCACCATCTGCAACGGTGACATTTTTCACTAGACCATCAGATGGAGAAGAAATTACCATCTCCATCTTCATGGCACTTAGGACAGCAACTGGTTGACCCTTTTTAACTAGAGAGCCCTTATGAACTTTAACTTCGACAATGACACCTGCCATTGGAGCACCAATTTGATATGGATCATGGGTATCAGCTTTTGGCTTAGCAACAATGTCAACCTTTAAGGATCTATCGACCACAGGGATCTTTCTTAATTCACCATTCAATTCGAAATAAACTTCTCTTGTACCGGTAGCTTTATTTAGATCACCGACTGCTTgacatttaataattaaagttTTACCTTGCTCAATAGTGacttcaatttcttcaccAGTAACAGGTGGAGCTAAGAAATTCTTGGTTGGTAAGACAGATAAATCACCATATTTTTCTCGAATCTTTTGGAAATCTTCATAGACCTTTGGATACATATTATAAGAAGCAACATCACATTCATCAATGTCACCGAATCTGTTTTGCAAGTCTTCCTTAATAGCTGCAATATCGAATGGTTGTAATTCCAAACCAGGACGAGAGGTCATCTTCTTTCTCTTACCCTTTAAGATATCAGTTCTTAATGGTTCTGGGAATCCACCATATGGTTGACCTAATAAACCTTCAAAGAAGTCCATGACTGAATCTGGGAAATCTAAAGAATTTGCTAAACGTCTAACATCATCTGAAGTCAATTTGTTGGTAACCATGAATTGTGCTAAATCACCCACAACTTTAGAAGTCGGTGTGACTTTGACGATATCACCCAATAAGTAATTGGCTTCCCTGTAAGCACGTTTTGTTTCTTTCCATTTTTCACCCAAGCCTAATTGTTGTGCTTGGAATAATAAGTTAGTTAATTGACCACCTGGAATTTCATGTTCATAAACTTCTGGATCTGGACCTTTCAAGTCTGCTTCGAAACAAGAGTATAACAATCTCATTTCTGCCCAGTATGCATCTAATTCTCTAACGTGTTGGgcattaatattagtttcGATATCACCATCTAAAGAAGCTAATAAAGCGTTGATAGAACCTTGAGAAGTTAAACCAGACATGGAATTAATGGCAACATCTACTACATCAGCACCATATTTAGCACAAGCAACCATAGAAGTGACAGCAGTACCTGCAGAATCATGAGAGTGAACATGGATTGGTAAATCTGGGTATTTCTTTCttaaagatgaaatcaATAGCTTAGCAGCAGCAGGCTTCATGGTACCAGCCATATCTTTGATACCCAAAATATGAGTACCTAATCCtacaattttttcagacaattccaaataataatctaaattatatttcttacCTGGTTGTAGCATATCACCCGAATAGCACATAGTGGCTTCGACTACACCACCTGCTAATTTAACAGCTTCAATACCAACTTTTAATTGTTCTACGTCGTTCAAAGAATCAAAGACTCTAAAGATATCGACACCATTGTCCTTTGCTTGTTTAACGAAATGATTAATGGCGTTATCAGGTAAAGAAGAATATGCTACCCCGTTAGCACCACGTAATAACATTTGGAAAGGAATATTTGGAACTAATTTTCTTAAAGTTCTTAAACGTTCCCATGGATCTTCATGCAAGAATCTCATAGCAACATCGAAAGTGGCACCACCCCAACATTCCAGGGCAAATGCACCTGCTAGGGCAAAAGAAGTTGTTGGAGCAATTGCTGCTAAATCGTAAGTTCTTAGTCTTGTGGCTAATAGAGATTGATGAGCATCTCTCCAAGTAGTATCCATAATCAAGCAACCGTTAAATTCACGGACTTGTTTAGCGAATTCCTTAGGACCCTTTTCTAATAAGGCTTTTCTCCAACCTGAAGGTGGTTCAGCGTTAGTAACATTAATGACTTCACCATTTTTATCATGTAAAGCTGGGATATCTGGACGAGTGGCCAATTTAGGTAGCCCGATTTGACCCTTAATAGAAGAACCATTGACAGCTAAATCTGCCAAATaatgtaataatttttgagcTCTATTCTTGGAAGAAACCATTTGGAATAATTGTGGGGTATCATCGATAAAAGTAGTCCAATAATCACCCGAGACAAAGACAGGGTGAGTCAATAAAGTCAATAAGAAAGGTATATTTGTCTTGACACCTCTAATTCTGAATTCAATCAACGAACGTAACATCTTTCTACGAACGATTTCATAAGTAGAGCCTGAACAAGAACATTTGACTAACATAGAATCATAATGAGGTGAAATAGTAGCACCTACATAAGCGTTACCACCGTCTAATCTGACACCATTACCACCTGCAGAACGGTAGACTTCTAATCTACCAGTATCCGGTTGGAAATTCTTAGAAGGATCTTCAGTAGTGATACGACATTGGATGGCAAATCCACGATATGTGATTCTATCTTGTAAAAGACCTAAATCTTCTAATGAGGCCCCGGCAGCGATTTGGATTTGAGCTGCAACGATATCGATACCTGTAATTTCTTCTGTAATAGTATGTTCCACTTGGATTCTTGgattaatttcaatgaaATAATGTCTACCTAAATTATCGACTAAAAATTCAGCAGTACCTGCATTAGTGTAGCCGGCTTCCTTGGCTAATTTAACAGCATCAGTTAAGATTGAGTCACGAACTTCTCTTGGCAAAGTCTTTGCTGGAGCTACTTCAACAACTTTTTGATGTCTTCTTTGTACAGAACAATCTCTTTCGAATAAATGTACAACATTACCATAATTATCAGCTAATAATTGAACTTCAATGTGTTTTGGGTGATCCAAGaatctttcaataaaaCAAGTACCATTACCAAAGGCAGTACGGGCTTCAGAAGTGGCACGTTGGAACGCATCGGCAATATCATCACCTTCACGAACCACTCTCATACCTctaccaccaccaccaaaGGCTGCTTTAATAATCACTGGGAACCCATGTTTTTCTACAAAGGCTTTAGCTTCTTCTACTGTGTCAATTGGGCCTGGAGTACCTGGAACTGTTGGGACATTGACCTTGGCGGCCAAGTTTCTAGCAGAAACTTTATCACCTACTGAATCAATAACTGCAGCTGGTGGACCAATCCAAGTGATCCCAGACTCTGTGACTTTTCTAGCAAATTCAGAATTTTCTGAAAGAAACCCATAACCTGGATGAATGAAATCAACGTTATGTTTCTTtgcaatattaataatctcATCAATGGCAAGATATGCACCGACTGGAGTATATTGGTTTTCGGCACCGATGACATACGATTCATCAGCTTTCAATCTATGCATAGCCAAACGATCTTCGTGGGAATAGATAGCCACGGTTCTCATTGACAACTCGTGAGCAGTTCTGAAGATTCTGATGGGGATTTCCCCTCTGTTGGCCACAAGGACCTTGTTTTTCTCACCTAAGAGACTGAAATTGTCTCTTAGACCAGAGAATTTCTTATTTGTCATATTAAATGTACGTGTGtatgtgtgtgtgtatTTGATTGGTTCCACTTTACAAAGACAATTCTAATTGagttaattgaattatacTGGAATGATGGAAGAATTGAATCGATAATATAAGGAACACAGAAGAAA
This genomic stretch from Henningerozyma blattae CBS 6284 chromosome 1, complete genome harbors:
- the ATG12 gene encoding Atg12p (similar to Saccharomyces cerevisiae ATG12 (YBR217W); ancestral locus Anc_6.113), which translates into the protein MEDNQENLEGSRSRLLESENDDNQSDYSNVSSDSQILENQGSVTGTIQKQLKYFSRRLSQLGLEGEAEVPSEVVRLQDPPLATSRILQRLPEATNKVVEKTQKEQLHNSNLDEKINIKFQPIGNIPVLLPSVCKISSNQKFSVILAFLKKRLKLKFVYCYINNSFAPNPHQIVGELWEQFKVKDELIVSYCGSVAFG
- the PYC2 gene encoding pyruvate carboxylase 2 (similar to Saccharomyces cerevisiae PYC2 (YBR218C) and PYC1 (YGL062W); ancestral locus Anc_6.115) — protein: MTNKKFSGLRDNFSLLGEKNKVLVANRGEIPIRIFRTAHELSMRTVAIYSHEDRLAMHRLKADESYVIGAENQYTPVGAYLAIDEIINIAKKHNVDFIHPGYGFLSENSEFARKVTESGITWIGPPAAVIDSVGDKVSARNLAAKVNVPTVPGTPGPIDTVEEAKAFVEKHGFPVIIKAAFGGGGRGMRVVREGDDIADAFQRATSEARTAFGNGTCFIERFLDHPKHIEVQLLADNYGNVVHLFERDCSVQRRHQKVVEVAPAKTLPREVRDSILTDAVKLAKEAGYTNAGTAEFLVDNLGRHYFIEINPRIQVEHTITEEITGIDIVAAQIQIAAGASLEDLGLLQDRITYRGFAIQCRITTEDPSKNFQPDTGRLEVYRSAGGNGVRLDGGNAYVGATISPHYDSMLVKCSCSGSTYEIVRRKMLRSLIEFRIRGVKTNIPFLLTLLTHPVFVSGDYWTTFIDDTPQLFQMVSSKNRAQKLLHYLADLAVNGSSIKGQIGLPKLATRPDIPALHDKNGEVINVTNAEPPSGWRKALLEKGPKEFAKQVREFNGCLIMDTTWRDAHQSLLATRLRTYDLAAIAPTTSFALAGAFALECWGGATFDVAMRFLHEDPWERLRTLRKLVPNIPFQMLLRGANGVAYSSLPDNAINHFVKQAKDNGVDIFRVFDSLNDVEQLKVGIEAVKLAGGVVEATMCYSGDMLQPGKKYNLDYYLELSEKIVGLGTHILGIKDMAGTMKPAAAKLLISSLRKKYPDLPIHVHSHDSAGTAVTSMVACAKYGADVVDVAINSMSGLTSQGSINALLASLDGDIETNINAQHVRELDAYWAEMRLLYSCFEADLKGPDPEVYEHEIPGGQLTNLLFQAQQLGLGEKWKETKRAYREANYLLGDIVKVTPTSKVVGDLAQFMVTNKLTSDDVRRLANSLDFPDSVMDFFEGLLGQPYGGFPEPLRTDILKGKRKKMTSRPGLELQPFDIAAIKEDLQNRFGDIDECDVASYNMYPKVYEDFQKIREKYGDLSVLPTKNFLAPPVTGEEIEVTIEQGKTLIIKCQAVGDLNKATGTREVYFELNGELRKIPVVDRSLKVDIVAKPKADTHDPYQIGAPMAGVIVEVKVHKGSLVKKGQPVAVLSAMKMEMVISSPSDGLVKNVTVADGENVDASDLLITLEDPEPPK